CAGGAAGTCAGCAAGCATTTCGGTGGTCAGAAGGCCAAGGAACGCATCAGCCACTTCATCCCGCTGGCCAAGGAACTGGCAAACGGCAGTCAGGATGACCAGATGCTCCTCGCCTACCTGCTGGATCGTTACGTTTGGAAGAAATAGAAGGCACGAGGTACGAGGCGCGAGCTCGGCACCCAAGGGTGCCTAGAGGAAACGTCCCAAAGACCTCAAGCCTCAAAGTGAGCACCACAGATAACCTCGAGCCTGAAGCCTCGAACCTGGAACCTAAATATGGCAAAGATTAAAGTAAAGAACGCTAAGGAAATTGAACTCATCCGCGACGCAGGCGCCCTCGCTGCAGAAACCCTGGTCCGCGCAGGTGAAATGTGCAAGCCCGGCGTAAGCACCTTGGAAATCGACGAATTCATCGGCGACTTCACTCGCAAGAACAAGGGCATTTCCGCTTGCATGGGTTATCACGGCTATCCCCGTTATGCCTGCATCAGCATCAACGAAGTTGTTTGCCACGGCATTCCCAACGCCAACACCATCCTCAAGGATGGCGACATCGTGAACATCGACATCACCACTATCCTTCAGGGCTACCACGGTGACACTTCCGCAATGTTCTGCGTAGGCAAGGTTTCCAACATTGCCCAGGAACTGGTGGATACCGCAAAGTTCGCCATGGAAGAAGGCATCCGCGCCGCTGGCGAACAGGGCGCTCGTTGGAGCGACATTGGTTGCGCCATCCAGGACGTAGCCGACGAACACGGCTTTAGCGTTGTTGAAGACTACTGCGGTCACGGCATTGGCCGCGGCTTCCACGAAGAACCTCTGGTCCTCCACTTCCGCAATTCCGAACGTTGCCCCTTCATTGAAATCGG
The Fibrobacter sp. genome window above contains:
- the map gene encoding type I methionyl aminopeptidase, producing the protein MAKIKVKNAKEIELIRDAGALAAETLVRAGEMCKPGVSTLEIDEFIGDFTRKNKGISACMGYHGYPRYACISINEVVCHGIPNANTILKDGDIVNIDITTILQGYHGDTSAMFCVGKVSNIAQELVDTAKFAMEEGIRAAGEQGARWSDIGCAIQDVADEHGFSVVEDYCGHGIGRGFHEEPLVLHFRNSERCPFIEIGNVFTVEPMLNVGRPGTKTLSDGWTAVTRDGSLSAQWEHTVVRTKNGIEILTLPR